The following DNA comes from Buttiauxella agrestis.
ACGTCCTTGTGCCAGCGGCACGTCGTTATCCAGGTCACGCAACAGGTGAGCGACGTACTCGTCATGCGGCACGTCACCTTTGAGTGCGTGGGAATTGAAGTCACAGTAGGGGCACTTCTGCACGCACCACGGGATGTGAATATAAAGACTCAGAGGTGGCAAATTAGCCATTTTTCATTGCTTCCAGTAACAGTTTTAGCGCTTGCCCACGGTGGGAAATGGCGCGTTTTTCGTCGCGAGTCAGTTCAGCGGCAGTTTTGCCTTCACTCGGGACAAAGAAAATAGGGTCGTAGCCAAAGCCACCCTGGCCTGCGGCTTCGCGGGTAATCTGGCCTTCCCAGCTGCCGTGGCACACGAGTGGCGTTGGATCTTCCGCGTGGCGCATATACACCAGCACGCAATGGAATCGCGCTTTACGTTGCTCATCTGGCACATCCTTCAGTGCCGCCAGTAGCTTTTCCAGGTTTTGCTGATCGGATGCTTCGAGGCCTGCGTAACGTGCTGAATAAATACCAGGCGCGCCGCCCAGCACGTCAACCGCCAGACCGGAATCATCAGCAATCGCGGGCAGGCCCGTAATCTGTGCCGCGTGGCGAGCTTTCAGAATGGCGTTCTCGATAAATGTCAGCCCGGTTTCTTCGGCTGATTCCACGCCTAATTCCGTTTGAGCCACCACATCCAGACCAAAATTACCGAGTAAATCGGCGAGTTCACGCACTTTACCGGCGTTACCGGTCGCGAGGACAACTTTTTGCATAGTGAGAAAATCCTGTGAAATTAGGTAATTAATCAAGCAATGCCGCGACTTCCGTCGGGATGTGTTGCGGGTTAATAATTTTAATTTGCTTATGGCGGCCCAGCTCGCCTTTCTCAAGCAGCACCTGACTCTTGGCGACTTTGAACTGTTTAGCCAGATACTTTACCAGATGGGCGTTGGCTTTGCCGTCTATTGGTGGGGCGGTGATGGCGACTTTTAGCTCGTCGCCATGCAGCCCGATAATGCTATCGCGGCTGGCTTTAGGCTGAATATATAGCCGTAAAACCAGCCCATCTTCAGTTTGACTCACTGCACTCACAGCAAATACCAAAGCCCCGGGAACAAATCCATGCCGAGGTAGTTCAGCGCATAGAGAATCAAAATGACGACCATCGCTGAGAAGTCGATACCGCCCATCGCGGGGAGCACGCGGCGAATCGGCGCCATCATTGGCTCGGTCAGTTGCATCAACACGTATTCAATCGGGCTACGGCCCTGGCTAATCCAGCTCATCAGCGAGCGAATAATAATGACCCAGAACACCAGCGTACCGGCGGATTTCAGCAATGATAGCAGGCCAACCAACAGGTTCATTGGATCAAGCGACAGCGCGCCCACCTGAATCAGCAGCAGAATCGGATACTTCATGGTGGTGAGAATAAACGCCACCAGCAATGACGAGGTATCAATCGGCCCCATCGACGGAATGACACGGCGCAGCGGTCCCACAATCGGCTGGGTAATCTTGACGATAAATTGTGCAAAAGGGTTGTAGAAATCACAACGTGACCACTGCATCCAGATGCGAATTAGCAGCACCATTACATACAGTTCAATCAGCGTTTTGACCAGGAAAGTCAACGTCAGCATGGCGTTCCTCAATTATTATTTTGTGATTAACGAGCGGAATAATCCCGCGCGCCGAAAATAGCGGTTCCAATGCGCACCATGGTGCTGCCTGCGGCAATCGCGGCGTCCATGTCATCGGTCATGCCCAGGGACAATGTATCAACCGTTGCAAAACGGCTTTTGAGCGATGCGAAAGCGTCAGCCATTTTCTGGCAAACCGCTAACTGATGCTCGTAATCAGGTTCAGGGGCAGGAATTGCCATTAAACCTCGTAACACCAAACCCGGCAGCGCAGCAACTTCTGCTGCCAGCGCATCAAGCTCACTGAGCGCAATACCAGACTTGCTTTGTTCATCACTGATATTGATTTGAATCAGTACGTTAAGCGGCGGCAATTCGGCAGGACGCTGCTCGCTTAAACGGGTTGCAATGCGTAAACGGTCGACGGTGTGGCACCAGTCAAAATGTTCTGCAACCAGACGGCTTTTGTTCGACTGCAATGGGCCAATAAAGTGCCATTCCAGTGTGGCTTCACTGTTATCGGCAAAGTAACGAATTTTATCCACGCCTTCCTGCACGTAGTTTTCACCAAAAATTCGCTGCCCTGCAGCAACCGCATCTGCGATGGCGCTCGCAGGCTTAGTCTTGCTGACTGCAAGCAAAGTCACTTCTTCTGAAGCACGGCCGCAGCGTTCAGTTGCCGCGAAGATTTTGTTCTGAACCTGTGCCAGATTGTGCGCTATCTCGTTCATAGGTTGGAAAGTGATATGGATATCGAAGAAATTGTGGCCCTTAGTGTAAAGCATAATGTCTCTGATCTACACCTGTGTGCGCAGCTTCCTGCTCGCCGGCGCAGGCAGGGGCAGCTCGAACCGTTGCCAGAAATTGCACCCGATCCGCAAACGTTGTTGGATATTTGGCTCACACCCGCGCAAAGAGAACAGCTTGAAGACGCCGGGCAACTGGACTTTTCCGTGTCGTTAAAAGACGGCACACGGCTGCGTGCTAATGCTTTTCGCCAGCTTCAGGGTTATTCACTTGCCTTAAGATTGCTGGTTTCGCAAACCCCAAAACTGGAAGCGCTAAATGTTCCGCCATTAATTCCTGAATTGCTCGATTCTGCCGATGGCCTGATTCTGGTGACGGGAGCAACGGGGAGCGGGAAATCGACCACGCTTGCGGCCATGGTAGATTTTCTCAACCATCAGAAAGACGGACATATTCTCACCCTTGAAGATCCCATTGAATTTATCCATCACTCACAACGTTGTTTGATTCAACAGCGCGAACCAGGGTTGCATTGTCATTCGTTTGCAGCGGGTTTGCGCGCGGCATTGCGTGAAGATCCTGATGTCATTTTACTGGGAGAATTGCGTGACAGCGAAACCATACGTCTTGCGCTGACAGCTGCCGAAACAGGGCATTTAGTTTTGGCAACACTCCACACCCGAGGTGCTGCCCAGGCCATAGAACGGCTGGTGGATGTCTTTCCTGCTGAAGAAAAAAGCATGGTACGCAGCCAGTTGGCGGGCAGTTTAAAAGCGGTGCTGGCACAAAAATTATTGCCCGATAGCCGTGGGGGAAGGGTTGCAGTGTATGAGCTGTTGGTGAATACACCTGCCGTGGCGAGTCTTATCCGCGAAGGGAAAACGCATCAATTACCCGGCCAGATACAAACTGGGCAGCAGCATGGGATGCGCAGTTTCGCGCACAGCGAGGCAATGCTACGTGTAGACGGTCGTATTGCTGAC
Coding sequences within:
- a CDS encoding XTP/dITP diphosphatase, which produces MQKVVLATGNAGKVRELADLLGNFGLDVVAQTELGVESAEETGLTFIENAILKARHAAQITGLPAIADDSGLAVDVLGGAPGIYSARYAGLEASDQQNLEKLLAALKDVPDEQRKARFHCVLVYMRHAEDPTPLVCHGSWEGQITREAAGQGGFGYDPIFFVPSEGKTAAELTRDEKRAISHRGQALKLLLEAMKNG
- a CDS encoding type IV pilus twitching motility protein PilT, coding for MDIEEIVALSVKHNVSDLHLCAQLPARRRRQGQLEPLPEIAPDPQTLLDIWLTPAQREQLEDAGQLDFSVSLKDGTRLRANAFRQLQGYSLALRLLVSQTPKLEALNVPPLIPELLDSADGLILVTGATGSGKSTTLAAMVDFLNHQKDGHILTLEDPIEFIHHSQRCLIQQREPGLHCHSFAAGLRAALREDPDVILLGELRDSETIRLALTAAETGHLVLATLHTRGAAQAIERLVDVFPAEEKSMVRSQLAGSLKAVLAQKLLPDSRGGRVAVYELLVNTPAVASLIREGKTHQLPGQIQTGQQHGMRSFAHSEAMLRVDGRIADGEEK
- the yggU gene encoding DUF167 family protein YggU, translating into MSAVSQTEDGLVLRLYIQPKASRDSIIGLHGDELKVAITAPPIDGKANAHLVKYLAKQFKVAKSQVLLEKGELGRHKQIKIINPQHIPTEVAALLD
- a CDS encoding YggT family protein, which encodes MLTLTFLVKTLIELYVMVLLIRIWMQWSRCDFYNPFAQFIVKITQPIVGPLRRVIPSMGPIDTSSLLVAFILTTMKYPILLLIQVGALSLDPMNLLVGLLSLLKSAGTLVFWVIIIRSLMSWISQGRSPIEYVLMQLTEPMMAPIRRVLPAMGGIDFSAMVVILILYALNYLGMDLFPGLWYLL
- a CDS encoding YggS family pyridoxal phosphate-dependent enzyme, which codes for MNEIAHNLAQVQNKIFAATERCGRASEEVTLLAVSKTKPASAIADAVAAGQRIFGENYVQEGVDKIRYFADNSEATLEWHFIGPLQSNKSRLVAEHFDWCHTVDRLRIATRLSEQRPAELPPLNVLIQINISDEQSKSGIALSELDALAAEVAALPGLVLRGLMAIPAPEPDYEHQLAVCQKMADAFASLKSRFATVDTLSLGMTDDMDAAIAAGSTMVRIGTAIFGARDYSAR